TTTCTCATTCAGTATTGGAGTAGCACGTGTTAATAGCTCTGCTCCTATATACGTTTGCTGCTTGATATAACAAGGTTTCTTACTAGCATATACTTCGGGGACTATCGATGGCTCCCAATACCCTTTCTCATATAACTCACTGTTAAACTTCCCCATTACCTTTTTCTGTTCAAGTCCATAATGTTTTTCACAAACCTTGTTAACGTATACAATTCTCTTTTTACTATCGAGCACAAAAATTTCATCTGAAGAATAGTCAAGAATCTTTAACAAGTTCGGCAGTGTTAATTCTTTACTGCTAATTGCTCCCATTTAATTGGCGAACCCCCTCTCAAAAACATGAGTTATTTTAAACTACCCTTCTTGCCAAATTTGAGTCATTTATAACTCAAAAATAAATACTCAGTAACTGTAATGCTTGGTTTGTTGCCTTGTTAATTTTGGCATCCTTTTTGCAATTAGTAATATTGCAAATTATTAATATCTATTTTGTCCGATGTTTTCTGCATTGGCAACCATTTTATTACAGCTTGGAGGGTTAAACTTGGAAAATGAGTCCGAAGTATTTGATATTACAATCATTGGCGGTGGTCCGGCCGGCTTATTCACAGCCTTTTATGCAGGCATGCGCCAGACATCTGTAAAGGTTATCGAAAGTCTCCCCCAATTAGGGGGACAGCTGACTGCGTTATACCCCGATAAATATATTTATGATGTTGCCGGTTTTCCAAAGGTAAAAGCACAAGAACTTATTAATAACCTAACAGACCAAATGCAGCAATTTAAGACTGCTGTCTGCCTTAATGAATCAGTAGAAGATATTGTCAGTATGAAAAATGATGTATTTGCATTAACAACAAACAAGCAAACTCATTATACAAAAACGATTATTATTACCGCTGGAAATGGGGCTTTTCAGCCGCGGAAACTCAATATTAAAGGAGCAGACGGCTACGAGAATTCAAACCTCCATTATTCTGTCAAAAATTTAGACCATTTTACTGACAAAAAAATTACAGTATTGGGCGGTGGAGATTCCGCCGTAGATTGGGCCCTGATGATGGAGCCGATAGCAAAAAAAGTCACACTGATCCATCGTCGAGATAAATTCCGAGCCCATGAACACAGTATAGAAAAGCTTCAAAGATCAAACGTAGAAATTTTAACATCTTATGTCCCAACCGAACTTGTAGGAGACAAAAAAATTGAGAAGCTAATCGTCTCAAAAGTAAAAGGGGAAGAATCTCGTTCCATTGAGGTCGATGAGATGCTGGTGAATTATGGTTTCATCTCTTCTCTTGGCCATATTAAAAACTGGGGGCTTGATATTAGTAAAAACTCTATCGTTGTGAATTCAAAAATGGAAACGAATGTTGATGGTATCTATGCTGTTGGAGATATATGTACGTATGACGGAAAAGTAAAGTTAATTGCTACCGGTTTCGGCGAGGCACCAATAGCTGTCAGCAATGCAAAAGTCTATATTAATCCGGATGCAAAGGTGCAGCCTTTACACAGCACCACGGTCATGGGGAATAAAGAAAAAAGCGGTTCACCTGTGTAGAGGCTGACACTATCTAATAAAAGGAGGAGTAATGGGAGTGGAAAAATATACAAAAGTAGATAAAGCTACATGCATTGCCTGTGGGATTTGCGGTGAAATTGCACCTGACATATTCGATTACGATGAAAGTGGATTCTCCTATTCTATTTTAGATGAGAACGAAGGGGTGATACCAATACCAACAGAGTTTGAAGATGATGTAGATGAGGCCGCCGAAGAATGTCCTACCGGATCTATTAAAACTGCGGAACGACCTTTTATAAGCCGCTGCATGGCAAAATAAAAAAATCCGTTTCTTTATAAAAGGAGGAAATAAAAATGGCAACTTACAACAGTGTAAAAAATGCATCGAATCGTACATTTGAAAGAGTGTTGACTTATGACAAATATACAGATCCTAAAGTATTAGAAAAAGAAACAGAGCTCATATTTTCAAAAACCTGGCAGCTCGTTGGTCATGTCAGTCAATTGGAAAAACAAGGTTCCTTTTTCACTACGGAAGTAGCTGGTGAACCAATCCTTGTCGTTCGCGGGAAGGATGATGTAATACGTGCATTTTATAATGTATGCCCCCACAGGGCTACCCAGCTAGAGAAAAAAGAGTCAGGAGATAAAAAAATACTGCAATGCAGCTACCATGGATGGACGTTTAAACTTGACGGCCAGCTGAACAAGGCCCCTAATTTTTCAGGTGAGGATTCTGCATGTGTTCAAGATGCATGCCTCCGCTCTATTCGTTTAGAAGTCTTAGAGTCTTTAATATTTGTAAATTTGGATGATAATGCAAAATCTTTAAGTGAATCATATGGTGACTTTTTCGAAAAGTTAAGCGAGTTTTCCTTTTTAAGCAGCTTGAAGAGAACGCATCAGAAAGTTCGGGTCGTTAAAGCGAACTGGAAAGCGTATATTGACAATTATTTGGAGTGTGATCATTGTCACGTCGCCCATCCAAGTTTCGTCAACACACTAGACATGGAAGATTATCAAATCATCACCTGTGACAATTATTCCATTCAAGGGTCAATCGTCAAACCTGATAAAAAATACGGTGAGGTAGATTTAAACAATGCTGAAATGCAAGGCGGTACATTTTACTGGCTGTGGCCAAACCTCATGTTAACCATTTACCCGGGCCCTGGGAATATGGCAACTATTCAAATGATTCCACAAGATCACGAAACATGTTTAGCTGTTTACACCTACTATTTCAAAGATGAAAATTTATCAAAAGAAGAGAAAGATTTAATGGAATTTGCCGAACAAGTCCGACAGGAAGATATTGAGCTTGTAGAAATGGAACAAGTTGGTTTTGCTTCACGTGCTTTTAATCAAGGGATATATTCCCCTTCCGAAAAAGCGATCATGCAATTTCATGAAATGGTAATGGAGGCATTAAATGAGTAAATTGATGAAACAAACACAGACAGCAAAAAAATATTTATGGATCAATGGACAAAAGGTTGAAACTAACAGCTATTCCCCTCTATTTTCCCCATACTCAGGGGAGGAGATTGCTCAAGTAGCAATGGGAGATGAAGAACAGACGAAAGAGGCTGTCACAGCAGCTTACAATGCTCAAGACATTATCGGAAAAATGCCAGCCTATCAGCGCGCAGAGATTCTTGAAAATGCAGTAACTCTTTTAAAAGAAAGATCTCTAGAAGCAGCTGAGATTATTTCTCTAGAATCTGCAAAGCCCATCAAATTTGCTAAAGCAGAAGTTGCTAGAACCATTGAAACTTACAAGTTTTCAGCAGAAGAGGCAAAAAGAGTTTATGGTGAAACACTTCCTATGGACGCGGCAGAAGGAGGAATTGGACGCTTTGGTTACACCGTGAGAGAACCTCTTGGAGTCATCGGAGCAATAACGCCCTTTAATTTCCCTCTGAACCTGGTCGCCCATAAAGTCGGCCCTGCTATTGCAGCCGGAAATCCGATTGTGTTAAAACCAGCTTCGCAAACGCCGCTTTCAGCTCTTTTTATTGGTGAGATTTTTAAAGAAGCTGGACTCCCTGAAGGCGTTTTAAATATAGTAACAGGACCGGGAAGCGCCGTAGGGGAAACTATTGTAAAAGATGAAAGAGTCAGCATGGTTACTTTCACTGGCAGCCCAAGTGTCGGAATTGGTATCCGTAATAAAGCAGGTCTAAAAAAGACTACCTTGGAGCTTGGTTCTAATTCTGCATTAATTGTTGATAAAGACATCGATATAGATACGTTAATAGATCGTTGTATCATGGGTAGTTTTTCAAACCAAGGTCAGGTGTGCATTTCTCTTCAGCGCATTTATGTACACGAAGATAGCTATGACACTTTCATTAATACATTTACTGAAGCAGCCAAGAAATTACATGTCGGTGATCCTCTTGATGCAAAGACGTATGTGTCTTCTCTCATTAGTAAAAAAGAAACAGATCGCGTTCTGAAATGGATTAAGGAAGCAGAAAGCAAAGGGGCTGTGGTATTAACAGGGGGCAGTCTCCAAGACGGAATCCTCGAACCTACTATTATTACAGAAGCCAGTTCGGATTTAAAAGTATCCTGCCAAGAAGTATTTGGCCCCGTCGTTGTTGTAAATAAAGTAAAGACGGTTTCAGAGGCTATTAAATTAGTAAATGATTCTCGTTATGGCCTGCAAGCAGGAATATACAGCAGCAGTCTTGAAAACGCAGCCACGGCGTCACGGGAATTACAGGTTGGCGGTGTCATTATTAATGATGTCCCTACGTATCGGGTTGATCACATGCCTTACGGCGGATTAAAAGAAAGCGGCACAGGACGTGAGGGAATTAGATATGCAGTAGAGGAAATGACAGAAATGAAATTAGTGGTGTGGAACCAACGTTAAGCGAGGGAAAACGAGTGAAAAAATTTAATATAGCAGTCATTCCAGGAGACGGCATCGGCCCTGAAGTAATTGATGAAGGTATCAAAGTGCTAAATAAAGCAGCTGAAATGGATACAAGCTTTCAATTTAGCTTTACGTATTTTCCGTGGGGGTGTGAGTTCTACCTCAAAAATGGGAAGATGATGGACCCTGACGCCATTCAACAGTTGCAGGAATTTGATGCAATCTATCTCGGAGCAATAGGATTCCCTGGTGTACCCGACCATATCTCTTTGCGGGATCTATTGCTCAACATTCGCAAAAACTTTGATCAATACGTAAATCTTCGACCTGTAAAGTTATTAAAAGGGGCACCCTCGCCCCTGATTTCTATAGCTAATGAGAATATAGATATGCTCTTTATCCGTGAAAATAGCGAAGGTGAATATGCAGGAGAAGGTAACTGGCTTTATAAAGGAAAAAGTCATGAAGTCGTCCTGCAAAACAGTGTATTTTCTCGTAAAGGTACGGAACGAATCATTCGAATGGCATTCGAAACGGCCAAAAAAGAAGGAAGATCGCTAACTAGTATATCAAAAGCTAACGCATTAAACTATTCCATGGTTTTTTGGGATGAAATCTTTGAAGAAGTAAAATCCGAATACCCGGAAGTTGAGACATCCTCCCTGCTTGTAGATGCAGCAGCTATGCTTATGGTTAAAGATCCTAAGCGTTTTGAAGTGGTCGTTACGTCTAATTTATTCGGAGACATTCTTACTGACTTAGGGGCAGCTATTGCCGGCGGTATTGGCCTGGCTGCAGGAGCAAACATTAATCCTGAAAGAAAGTATCCTTCAATGTTTGAGCCTGTTCACGGCTCAGCACCCGATATTGCAGGCAAAGATATCAGCAATCCGCTGGCTTCGATTTGGTCAGCTAGTCAAATGCTCGACTTTTTCGGTTACAAGAAGTATGCCCAAGCTGCCATTGATGCGATCGAAACGCTCTTGTTAGAAGGACAAATATTAACTCCAGACATGAATGGAACCTCCTCGACTTCCGAAGTCGGAGACCGAATAGTGTCTATCATGGAACGTATGATTTCTCACTCTTATTAATAAACAAAGCCTGGCAGGACGAATGACCTCTTCCTGCTGGGCGGAATATCGCATCATTAAAGGAGAGATTGCATGAACAGTAACAAAGCTGTTTTTTACATTTCTTTAGTTCTTAGCTTGTTATTTATCAGCACCGGTATATTCATGCCGAAACATATGGAAGCGTTTTCAACATATTCTCTGGAGTTTATTTACAATAATTTAGGTTGGTTTATTCTCGGAAGTGTCTTCATTTTCTTTGCTTTTTGTATGTATCTTGGGATCTCTAAGTTTGGCAGCATCCGATTAGGAGATGACACGGACCGCCCGGAATATAGAACAGCAACATGGATTGGCATGTTATTTAGTGCTTCTATTGGGATCAGTCTAGTATTCTGGGGAGTGGCAGAACCTGTTTCCTACTACGTGGATCCTCCCTTTGGCAGCAGTTCGTCAGAGGAGTCAGCTAAGCTGGCAATGCAATATGTGTTTTTACACTGGGGAGTGTCTGCCTGGGCCTGCTATGCATTAGTGGGAGTGTCTCTTGCTTACTTTCAATTCAGAAAAAAACTCCCTTCTTCATTAAGATCTGTTTTCTATCCCCTTCTTGGCAACAAAATTTACCGGGCTCCCGGCAAAATCATTGATGTCTTTGTCGTACTTTCTATTGTTATTGGAATATCTACGTCACTAGGTTTTGGTACACTGCAAATAAATAGTGGAGTTAATTTCTTATGGGATTTCCCTGTGAACGTATACACTCAATCTATTATTATAGTTTGTATAACTGCTATTTTTATAATAGCAACCATATCAGGTTTAAAAGGGGCTATGAAGCACCTATCCAATCTAAACATGATTTTAGCATTCGCTTTAATAGGATTTGTTTTAATCCTCGGACCGACACAAGTGATATTCAAAAGCTTTTTCCAGGGTATTGGAGACTATGCACAAAACTTTATTGGAATGTCCTTTCGTACCGAGCCATACGGAGACGGCTCTTGGATCGCCAGCTGGACTTTATTTTATTTTGGCTGGTGGATTGCCTGGGCTCCTCTCGTTGGGAGCTTCGTTGCTAGAATATCAAAAGGGAGAACAATAAAGGAATTTATGATAGGAGCTGTCTTTATTCCATCATTAGGATCTTTCTTTTGGTTCGCTGTTATGGGAACCTCTGCCATCCATCTCATTCAAAACGCTGGAAAAACAGCACTGGCACAATCTGTATCAACGGATGTCACCTTTGCTCTATTTAACTTTTTTGACTACTTTCCACTAAGTATTTTTCTCAGTGTGCTAGCTATGGTGCTAGTACTCATATTCTTTATTACTTCAGCAAATTCAGCTGTTTTTGTGTTAGGCATGGTTAGTGAAAATGGCAATCCTAATCCTTCCTCACTGACAAAAATCGTCTGGGGAATAGTTATAGCTGCCATTACCATTGTATTAGTTATAACAGGCGGACTTTCCGGTTTACAGTCTGCTCTAGTCGTTACATCCATCCCCTTATCTATCTTAATGCTTGTTATGTGCCGCTCTACCTATAAAGGATTACAACAGGATACCGTCATTATTAGCCATCAGGAAACAAATGAAACTAGAAGTCAAACAGCTAATGTAAAAGAAGACCTCCCAAGAAAAATGAAAAAAAGCAAAAAAGCCTAGACTGACTTCATTTTCCGTCATACTGATTTTCATGAGCGTATTGGAATTTCAAAAATTAACTTGAAAAATAAGAATTCATTGAGCTTTTTTCAAGTTAACTTTTAGTGAATTCTAAACTAAAAACTATTATTTATTATTAATAGAAATGCAAAAAATAGTGCTCATCATTTATTCTACC
This DNA window, taken from Alteribacillus bidgolensis, encodes the following:
- a CDS encoding NAD(P)/FAD-dependent oxidoreductase; translated protein: MENESEVFDITIIGGGPAGLFTAFYAGMRQTSVKVIESLPQLGGQLTALYPDKYIYDVAGFPKVKAQELINNLTDQMQQFKTAVCLNESVEDIVSMKNDVFALTTNKQTHYTKTIIITAGNGAFQPRKLNIKGADGYENSNLHYSVKNLDHFTDKKITVLGGGDSAVDWALMMEPIAKKVTLIHRRDKFRAHEHSIEKLQRSNVEILTSYVPTELVGDKKIEKLIVSKVKGEESRSIEVDEMLVNYGFISSLGHIKNWGLDISKNSIVVNSKMETNVDGIYAVGDICTYDGKVKLIATGFGEAPIAVSNAKVYINPDAKVQPLHSTTVMGNKEKSGSPV
- a CDS encoding ferredoxin, whose protein sequence is MGVEKYTKVDKATCIACGICGEIAPDIFDYDESGFSYSILDENEGVIPIPTEFEDDVDEAAEECPTGSIKTAERPFISRCMAK
- a CDS encoding aromatic ring-hydroxylating oxygenase subunit alpha; its protein translation is MATYNSVKNASNRTFERVLTYDKYTDPKVLEKETELIFSKTWQLVGHVSQLEKQGSFFTTEVAGEPILVVRGKDDVIRAFYNVCPHRATQLEKKESGDKKILQCSYHGWTFKLDGQLNKAPNFSGEDSACVQDACLRSIRLEVLESLIFVNLDDNAKSLSESYGDFFEKLSEFSFLSSLKRTHQKVRVVKANWKAYIDNYLECDHCHVAHPSFVNTLDMEDYQIITCDNYSIQGSIVKPDKKYGEVDLNNAEMQGGTFYWLWPNLMLTIYPGPGNMATIQMIPQDHETCLAVYTYYFKDENLSKEEKDLMEFAEQVRQEDIELVEMEQVGFASRAFNQGIYSPSEKAIMQFHEMVMEALNE
- a CDS encoding aldehyde dehydrogenase family protein; this translates as MSKLMKQTQTAKKYLWINGQKVETNSYSPLFSPYSGEEIAQVAMGDEEQTKEAVTAAYNAQDIIGKMPAYQRAEILENAVTLLKERSLEAAEIISLESAKPIKFAKAEVARTIETYKFSAEEAKRVYGETLPMDAAEGGIGRFGYTVREPLGVIGAITPFNFPLNLVAHKVGPAIAAGNPIVLKPASQTPLSALFIGEIFKEAGLPEGVLNIVTGPGSAVGETIVKDERVSMVTFTGSPSVGIGIRNKAGLKKTTLELGSNSALIVDKDIDIDTLIDRCIMGSFSNQGQVCISLQRIYVHEDSYDTFINTFTEAAKKLHVGDPLDAKTYVSSLISKKETDRVLKWIKEAESKGAVVLTGGSLQDGILEPTIITEASSDLKVSCQEVFGPVVVVNKVKTVSEAIKLVNDSRYGLQAGIYSSSLENAATASRELQVGGVIINDVPTYRVDHMPYGGLKESGTGREGIRYAVEEMTEMKLVVWNQR
- a CDS encoding tartrate dehydrogenase: MKKFNIAVIPGDGIGPEVIDEGIKVLNKAAEMDTSFQFSFTYFPWGCEFYLKNGKMMDPDAIQQLQEFDAIYLGAIGFPGVPDHISLRDLLLNIRKNFDQYVNLRPVKLLKGAPSPLISIANENIDMLFIRENSEGEYAGEGNWLYKGKSHEVVLQNSVFSRKGTERIIRMAFETAKKEGRSLTSISKANALNYSMVFWDEIFEEVKSEYPEVETSSLLVDAAAMLMVKDPKRFEVVVTSNLFGDILTDLGAAIAGGIGLAAGANINPERKYPSMFEPVHGSAPDIAGKDISNPLASIWSASQMLDFFGYKKYAQAAIDAIETLLLEGQILTPDMNGTSSTSEVGDRIVSIMERMISHSY
- a CDS encoding BCCT family transporter, with the protein product MNSNKAVFYISLVLSLLFISTGIFMPKHMEAFSTYSLEFIYNNLGWFILGSVFIFFAFCMYLGISKFGSIRLGDDTDRPEYRTATWIGMLFSASIGISLVFWGVAEPVSYYVDPPFGSSSSEESAKLAMQYVFLHWGVSAWACYALVGVSLAYFQFRKKLPSSLRSVFYPLLGNKIYRAPGKIIDVFVVLSIVIGISTSLGFGTLQINSGVNFLWDFPVNVYTQSIIIVCITAIFIIATISGLKGAMKHLSNLNMILAFALIGFVLILGPTQVIFKSFFQGIGDYAQNFIGMSFRTEPYGDGSWIASWTLFYFGWWIAWAPLVGSFVARISKGRTIKEFMIGAVFIPSLGSFFWFAVMGTSAIHLIQNAGKTALAQSVSTDVTFALFNFFDYFPLSIFLSVLAMVLVLIFFITSANSAVFVLGMVSENGNPNPSSLTKIVWGIVIAAITIVLVITGGLSGLQSALVVTSIPLSILMLVMCRSTYKGLQQDTVIISHQETNETRSQTANVKEDLPRKMKKSKKA